One Salvia splendens isolate huo1 chromosome 1, SspV2, whole genome shotgun sequence genomic window, CAAATTAACAAAGATTTTTTCTCCCTAACATTCAAAGCGACAAATTCTCGTTCTACACAAAAAGCCTCTTTTGCCATCTCTTGAACTTCCTCGATTTATAACCAGAGTTAGGGTTACTGGACCCATTTTTTGAAGCTGAGATTTCTTTCGCAGTGATTTTTTAGGTGGTGAGTTTTCTGGCGAGTTTCGGTTGGCTGAGCAGTAGTTAGCTGGTGAGCCTgctctcatttatttttttattgatttggaTTGGTGGATCCACTCTGTAAACTAGAGTTGCTTAGTAATTGAAATCGGAAAAGAGGAGATCGAAGCTTGGTGACGACTTTCTGTTGTTTTTCAGCCTTAGCTTCGAGATTTAGAGGATTGGAGGTGTTGGTGTATTTTAGctgatttgttatttttgattTACCTATTTTGAAAGTTTTCACTCGTAGTGACTTGGTAGTCAGCTGAAATCACTGCTTCATTTTGGCGTGTGCTAGACTCTGTTCTTGCAGAGCTATGCACTCTGATTTTTCGTTCTCTTTTATGTGATTCCTGATGAACTTTAGGAACTTGACTTCATTGGAATTTATTTTTCCTGATTTATTTTGTTGATATCCGTTTCTTTCTTGTTATGTTATTTCCTTCTATCTGTTTTAGGAATCAAGCTGGTAATTTCATGTACTAGTGAAGGTTATTGAGGTTTCAATAAGTGAATTCTAATATTTTTTGGTTTCATTGTTATTTCATGGGAAGGGAATATTCAGAACTATGTATGAAGAAAACAACATACGATCTGACTGCAGGCTAAGGATTCAAGGAATGTCAGACTTGTTGGCGCATGAGGCAAGTTTAAATTAGATAGGTCGGTCCTGGTTGTATAATTGTGAATATTTGTTTTCTATCTCCTGTTATTGTATCTTCCACTCATCCAATGGAAGTATTTTATGCAGTTATTTCAGCTAAATTTCTGTAACTGCTGTTACAGTGTGTAGACATTGCTTGGgatgatttcttcttggatgatgACCATACAGTTCCCCATCATGGTTCCAATACGCCCGCCGATCATTCAAACAACAAGATGTGTCGCTTTAATGTAGCTAATATTTGGAATAAGACTGGAGGATCTGCCACTAATTATGTTGATCACAGAAAGGAGAAAAGTGAAATTTCATCTCTGAGTAATACAAAGGTGAATATGTTGGAGAAAAATTCATGGTCCCGCAGTGGTCCATTTATTTCTGGATTGGACAATGAACTAAACAAAGAAGCATCAAGTTTAGCTTGTGATAGTACCATGCCATTACCTCATGGCTTGAAGAGCAACAATAGTGACTTAAACCGTAGTGAACTTCTTAAGCACGATGCCATTGTCAATAGCAATACCAGTCTAGTTGATGACAGCCCATTCAGCTTCCTGATTGGTGACGCAAATCATACCGGCAATGACAATAGTTTCTTTGAACATGCTCAGAACAAAGATTCCAGTGATCTTCTCTATGGTGGTTGGTCTGAAATAGAGAACTTTGATGATATTGACAGGATATTTAGGTAACCATGATCCGTTTTGTTGCACACATTTCATTGTTGCATATTCTCTTCACTAATACATGTGCCATTTCAGAAGTGATTCAACATTAGACCTTGGGGTGAATAAAGAAGATGGGTTCAGTTGGTTATCATCAACAGATTCAGCACCTTATATAGGTGGGCCCGGGGATGCTCTTAAATCAGATGCTAAGTTCCCATTTCATGAGCCAAGCGAGGTCAAAACTATTTCAGAGAATCATGACTTCTCAAATGAAAACTCCCTAAATAAATTTGCCATGGAAAATGCACCTATTAGAATCAAGGATTGTTCTTGTACCCCAGAAAAGTCTGATTCTTATACGTCTTTTTTGACTGGGCCTGATCTCGATGATAGAAAAGATGGTGTGGTAATATATGCATCTCTTATCAGAACACTGCTTTGTTCTCTTATGATTTGCTCAACAGTTTTGTTGTGACTCCAAACTCGCACCACCAATGTGATATTTTGCAGGGAAACGAATCCAATGCCAATATACATACGGGAATTTCAACTAGAAGCCATTCCAGAGCAGGCGATCCTGCAGGGGTAAGTTGGATTTCATTCTCGCCTTTGTTAATTTTTGCTCATTTTTTGCACATGATAGTTTTGGCTTCAGCCTGGATGAGTGTAGGATTCTCCGCTTTTTGAAACATTAACTTCATTTATGCATCTCTATGACCTATAGTAATCTTGTTATAATTTTTTCAGACGAATAAGCACAAAAAACAGATCAAGCTCCAGAGTCAATCTGAGGGTAAAGTGCATTGCCCTAAATATGGTGGTCATGCTCAGATCAGTGATCTGCAAAATGAAATCATGAACCGTTGTTCTGGCTTGTTTTCTGACGAGGATTTAGCATCAGCTCATGTTCAACAACAGCCGCATACGCCGGCTTCTGATTCAAATAGCTGTTTAGAGAATCCAATCTCTAGCATCCATACAAAGGGTAGCCATCTGTCTGACCCATCTTCCGTAAATCTGGAAGAATCAATGGTCAAAACTGAGACCAATGACTTCACATCCATTTCTTCAAGG contains:
- the LOC121742584 gene encoding protein LNK1-like isoform X1; the protein is MYEENNIRSDCRLRIQGMSDLLAHECVDIAWDDFFLDDDHTVPHHGSNTPADHSNNKMCRFNVANIWNKTGGSATNYVDHRKEKSEISSLSNTKVNMLEKNSWSRSGPFISGLDNELNKEASSLACDSTMPLPHGLKSNNSDLNRSELLKHDAIVNSNTSLVDDSPFSFLIGDANHTGNDNSFFEHAQNKDSSDLLYGGWSEIENFDDIDRIFRSDSTLDLGVNKEDGFSWLSSTDSAPYIGGPGDALKSDAKFPFHEPSEVKTISENHDFSNENSLNKFAMENAPIRIKDCSCTPEKSDSYTSFLTGPDLDDRKDGVGNESNANIHTGISTRSHSRAGDPAGTNKHKKQIKLQSQSEGKVHCPKYGGHAQISDLQNEIMNRCSGLFSDEDLASAHVQQQPHTPASDSNSCLENPISSIHTKGSHLSDPSSVNLEESMVKTETNDFTSISSRDSHHASGQLQQYMDGFPGPPFKETGLVARGQREKLDSYRGNLSPELASLGNGSVAVQAMISDPGLVGSYENNCDLQGVSSVTATETDSSYMQESSTMVPNLDDISLEAASFHQLQLVTKQLDLRAKLCIRDSLYRLAQSAEQRRRNSNLNDSFGDERDSGGASEAEGTNRCTTFMDMETDTNPMDRSVAHLLFHRPIDSSTTPSRDSFSFKLPNVVHGSAASPPVLANSLESETKVSEV
- the LOC121742584 gene encoding protein LNK1-like isoform X2, with protein sequence MCRFNVANIWNKTGGSATNYVDHRKEKSEISSLSNTKVNMLEKNSWSRSGPFISGLDNELNKEASSLACDSTMPLPHGLKSNNSDLNRSELLKHDAIVNSNTSLVDDSPFSFLIGDANHTGNDNSFFEHAQNKDSSDLLYGGWSEIENFDDIDRIFRSDSTLDLGVNKEDGFSWLSSTDSAPYIGGPGDALKSDAKFPFHEPSEVKTISENHDFSNENSLNKFAMENAPIRIKDCSCTPEKSDSYTSFLTGPDLDDRKDGVGNESNANIHTGISTRSHSRAGDPAGTNKHKKQIKLQSQSEGKVHCPKYGGHAQISDLQNEIMNRCSGLFSDEDLASAHVQQQPHTPASDSNSCLENPISSIHTKGSHLSDPSSVNLEESMVKTETNDFTSISSRDSHHASGQLQQYMDGFPGPPFKETGLVARGQREKLDSYRGNLSPELASLGNGSVAVQAMISDPGLVGSYENNCDLQGVSSVTATETDSSYMQESSTMVPNLDDISLEAASFHQLQLVTKQLDLRAKLCIRDSLYRLAQSAEQRRRNSNLNDSFGDERDSGGASEAEGTNRCTTFMDMETDTNPMDRSVAHLLFHRPIDSSTTPSRDSFSFKLPNVVHGSAASPPVLANSLESETKVSEV